GTGTGCCAACTCCAGAGGATTCAACGGGTACACCAGATTCAGATCCTAAAAAGCAAGACTTGATTCATAATGGTTCTGTTCAATTATTTGTGCCAGGTAACGCAATTAAGAAAAAAGCAGCATATGAAGCTGAAGTATTATGGTCAATTGCTACAACACCAATTGATTAATAGTGCTTAAAAGAACGAACAACTGTTTTTTGACAGAACAAAACTATTTAATAGTTTTGTTCTGCTCTTTAAAAAATTAACAATAAAGTAGAACAGTCTATTCGTTCTGCTATAACAATGATAATCAGGTTAAGAGGATTGACAAGTAGCTAGTAATGTATTTGTTTTTATAACAACCTATACGAATTGGCTTTATTTTTGTAAGAAAGGAAAAAAGATGAAAAAAAAGACATGTATTAAAGCTGTACTATTTGCCCTATTAATAAACTTAGTCTTAGGAGGACTTTCTACATATGCTAATGAAAACGAGAAAGGTTCAGAAGCAGGAAATACAGCTGAATTAGCTGGAGCAACAGGTTTTACATATCAAATGATTTTTCCTGAAAATCAACATCCGGAATCTGGATTTTTTGATTTACAAATGATGCCCGGACAAAAACAAACAGTAGAAATAAATTTAAAAAATCCTAGTTCACAAGAATTAACGGTGCAAGTAAATTTAACTGGTGCAATGACAAATTCAAATGGCGTTATTGAATATGGTCCCAACAAATTATCTGCTGATAAATCTATGAAGTATAAATTTGCAGATATAGTGAAAGGACCAGAATCCATTACATTAAAACCACAATCAGAAGAGAGACTTAAATTAGAGATAATAATGCCGAAAACAGAATTTGATGGCATTATTTTAGGTGGTATCCAACTGCAGCGACAATCAAATGAGGAAAAAGTAGAAGATAATAGCGGTACAATGGTGGTTAATAAATATGCGTATGTAATCGGGATGCGCTTAAGAGAAAATGATAAAGAGATACCAAAAGAGTTGGAGTTCGTTAAAGCTTATGCGGATACTCCAGACTACAAAAATTCTGTAATTATAGATTTAGGCAATAAGCAGGCAGCAATTTTAAAAGATCTAACTGTGGAAGCACAAATTATGGGGGAAAAAAGTGATGAGGTTCTTTATGAATCGAAGAAAACACAAATGCGTATGGCTCCCAATACAGTATTAAACTTTCCTGTAAGCATGGAAGGACAAGCAATGAAAGCCGGGAAATATCGTGCCCATGTTGTTGCAACATCAGGAAGCGAACGCTGGGAATGGACAGAAAAATTTGAAATCACAAAAGAAGAAGCAGATAAATTTAACAATGAAGCAATTGGTTTAAATCAAAATAGAGAGTTTGATTGGAAATTGATTGGACTGATTGTTGGCGGTGTATTAGCGTTAATTATTATCATATTTGTA
The DNA window shown above is from Enterococcus sp. 4G2_DIV0659 and carries:
- a CDS encoding DUF916 and DUF3324 domain-containing protein; amino-acid sequence: MKKKTCIKAVLFALLINLVLGGLSTYANENEKGSEAGNTAELAGATGFTYQMIFPENQHPESGFFDLQMMPGQKQTVEINLKNPSSQELTVQVNLTGAMTNSNGVIEYGPNKLSADKSMKYKFADIVKGPESITLKPQSEERLKLEIIMPKTEFDGIILGGIQLQRQSNEEKVEDNSGTMVVNKYAYVIGMRLRENDKEIPKELEFVKAYADTPDYKNSVIIDLGNKQAAILKDLTVEAQIMGEKSDEVLYESKKTQMRMAPNTVLNFPVSMEGQAMKAGKYRAHVVATSGSERWEWTEKFEITKEEADKFNNEAIGLNQNREFDWKLIGLIVGGVLALIIIIFVVMHLIKKKKSKSKKKKRKN